In a genomic window of Demequina muriae:
- a CDS encoding TetR/AcrR family transcriptional regulator, whose amino-acid sequence MVESGTRRRGDTRERIQTVALERFTANGYDQTSLREIAEDLGVTKAALYYHFKTKEEILDSLLRQVSTDVDALVSWMLDGPSTRERRLEMIRRLGEVTRGAGGGVMQCVQQNEVALHNLRATTDLVHDIKQRLWAAALPEDATVEDKLRMRMAVMGVLFANKPGSDLGGTADERSAAALAIAADVIP is encoded by the coding sequence ATGGTGGAGTCAGGCACGCGCCGACGGGGCGATACGCGGGAGCGCATCCAGACCGTCGCGCTCGAGCGCTTCACCGCCAACGGCTACGACCAGACCTCCCTGCGAGAGATCGCGGAGGACCTCGGCGTCACGAAGGCGGCGCTGTACTACCACTTCAAGACCAAAGAGGAGATCCTCGATTCGCTCCTGCGCCAGGTCTCGACTGATGTCGATGCGCTGGTGTCGTGGATGCTCGACGGGCCGTCCACGCGTGAACGACGGCTCGAGATGATCCGGCGGCTCGGAGAGGTCACCCGCGGTGCCGGTGGCGGGGTGATGCAGTGCGTCCAGCAGAACGAGGTGGCGCTGCACAACCTTCGCGCCACCACGGACCTGGTCCACGACATCAAGCAGCGGCTCTGGGCGGCCGCGCTTCCCGAGGACGCCACGGTCGAGGACAAGCTGCGCATGCGCATGGCCGTCATGGGCGTGCTGTTCGCCAACAAGCCGGGCAGTGACCTGGGTGGCACCGCGGACGAGCGGTCCGCCGCCGCGCTCGCGATCGCCGCGGACGTGATTCCCTAG
- a CDS encoding MFS transporter, producing the protein MDTTPDPRRWWGLAAIGLAQLMVVLDMTIVNIALPTAQADLGISDADRQWVITAYTLAFGGLLLLGGRLGDVLGRKRTLIIGLSGFAVASALGGLAQNFEILITARALQGVFAALLAPAALSMLNVTFTDARERARALGVYGAIAGGGAAIGLILGGALTQYVDWRWTLMVNVPIAMLAVVGAALFLRDHGTGGVRVRLDVPGALLASGGLLAIVFGLSEAEQDGWTSTIVLGSLAVGVLLMAAFVQVERRTPHALLPLHLLRDRNRVGALTAVGLSQIGMFGVFLFLTYYMQGVQGYSPMATGLAFLPMVVGMMTGAVVLSARLLPRVGPRRLMVPGLLTAAAALTYLTQIEVGSSYWVSVFPGLLFLGLGMGLTFMPSMATATGGVRGTDAGVVSATLNTTQQVGGSIGIALLNTVAATVTSTWIADNGGAAADVSEAAVQGFTTAMWVSVGAVLLAAVVAAILVNARPTDSHRSPTAEELAEAEAAGAPVPGAVVPVAAGAHSTTTTGGGAPAERRP; encoded by the coding sequence ATGGACACCACACCCGATCCCCGCCGCTGGTGGGGCCTCGCCGCGATCGGGCTCGCACAGCTCATGGTCGTGCTCGACATGACCATCGTCAACATCGCTCTGCCGACTGCCCAAGCCGACCTCGGCATCTCTGACGCCGACCGCCAATGGGTCATCACCGCCTACACGCTTGCCTTCGGTGGCCTCCTGCTGCTCGGCGGGCGGCTGGGCGACGTCCTGGGTCGCAAGCGCACGCTCATCATCGGCCTCAGCGGCTTCGCCGTCGCCTCAGCGCTCGGAGGTCTCGCTCAGAACTTCGAGATCCTGATCACCGCCCGCGCTCTTCAGGGCGTCTTCGCCGCGCTCCTCGCGCCGGCCGCGCTGTCGATGCTCAATGTCACCTTCACCGACGCTCGCGAGCGCGCCCGCGCCCTGGGCGTCTACGGCGCGATCGCTGGCGGCGGTGCCGCCATCGGCCTCATTCTTGGCGGCGCTCTCACTCAGTACGTCGATTGGCGATGGACGCTCATGGTCAACGTGCCCATCGCGATGCTGGCGGTCGTCGGCGCTGCGCTGTTCCTGCGTGACCACGGCACTGGAGGCGTCCGCGTGCGCCTGGACGTTCCTGGCGCGCTGCTCGCCTCGGGCGGACTGCTCGCGATCGTCTTCGGACTGAGCGAGGCGGAGCAGGACGGCTGGACCTCCACGATCGTCCTCGGCTCGCTCGCCGTCGGAGTGCTGCTGATGGCCGCATTCGTCCAGGTGGAGCGCCGCACGCCGCACGCCCTGCTGCCGCTGCACCTGCTGCGCGACCGGAACCGCGTCGGTGCGCTCACGGCGGTGGGGCTCTCGCAGATCGGCATGTTCGGCGTGTTCCTGTTCCTCACGTACTACATGCAGGGCGTCCAGGGCTACTCACCCATGGCGACCGGCCTCGCGTTCCTGCCCATGGTGGTGGGCATGATGACCGGCGCGGTGGTGCTCTCCGCACGCCTGCTGCCGCGGGTCGGCCCGCGCCGGCTCATGGTGCCAGGACTGCTGACCGCGGCCGCGGCGCTCACCTACCTCACGCAGATCGAGGTCGGGTCGTCGTACTGGGTCAGCGTGTTCCCCGGTCTGCTGTTCCTGGGGCTCGGCATGGGCCTGACGTTCATGCCGTCGATGGCGACCGCCACCGGCGGGGTGCGTGGCACCGACGCCGGCGTGGTGTCGGCAACGCTGAACACCACTCAGCAGGTGGGCGGGTCGATCGGCATCGCGCTGCTCAACACCGTCGCCGCCACCGTCACCAGCACGTGGATCGCCGACAACGGCGGGGCCGCTGCGGACGTCAGCGAGGCCGCGGTGCAGGGCTTCACCACGGCCATGTGGGTGTCCGTGGGTGCGGTGCTGCTCGCCGCGGTCGTGGCAGCGATCCTGGTGAACGCCCGCCCCACCGACAGCCACCGGTCCCCCACTGCGGAAGAGTTGGCGGAGGCCGAGGCGGCAGGCGCGCCGGTGCCGGGCGCCGTCGTTCCCGTCGCCGCTGGGGCTCACTCGACCACCACGACCGGAGGGGGCGCGCCTGCCGAGAGGCGCCCGTAG